From Chryseobacterium salivictor, a single genomic window includes:
- a CDS encoding polysaccharide biosynthesis/export family protein, with protein sequence MKKYFSVFIIVALLVFQSCQPKKNIVYLSNNNFEQEVSQARYEGLHIQEGDRLQILVSAFEEIAVRPFNLSTMAATGAAGTGSGSGGSSGASEYTVTTDGTIVFPVLGSVYCKGMTKQQLKQDLESRLKRYLTDPMVTVTLSNFNFSVLGEVKGPGQKTSPTEKLNLFQAIALAGDLTYDANKTNVKLIRYSEEEARDKVISLDLSEVSIVNSPYYYLQQNDILYVEPDRNKQMSVNTNSNVDNWIKYGGIGLGLFTLILSLTRK encoded by the coding sequence ATGAAGAAATACTTTTCAGTATTTATAATCGTTGCGCTCCTTGTATTTCAGTCGTGTCAACCGAAGAAAAACATCGTTTATCTCTCGAACAATAACTTTGAACAGGAAGTTTCACAAGCCCGGTACGAGGGGCTTCATATTCAGGAAGGCGACCGGTTGCAGATTTTAGTTTCCGCTTTCGAAGAGATCGCGGTACGTCCTTTCAATCTCTCTACCATGGCAGCGACAGGAGCAGCGGGGACAGGAAGCGGTTCCGGCGGATCTTCCGGCGCATCGGAATATACCGTTACCACCGACGGTACCATAGTGTTCCCGGTTCTGGGAAGTGTCTACTGCAAAGGGATGACCAAGCAGCAGCTCAAACAGGATTTAGAAAGCCGCTTAAAAAGGTACCTTACTGATCCTATGGTGACGGTTACCTTATCCAATTTTAATTTCTCAGTTTTAGGCGAGGTGAAAGGGCCGGGACAGAAAACAAGTCCGACAGAGAAGCTTAATCTCTTTCAGGCTATTGCCCTGGCTGGAGATCTTACTTACGACGCCAACAAAACCAATGTCAAGCTGATCCGCTATTCCGAAGAAGAAGCTAGAGATAAAGTGATTTCCCTTGACCTTTCAGAAGTTTCCATCGTGAATTCGCCTTATTATTATCTGCAGCAGAATGACATTCTCTATGTGGAACCCGACCGCAACAAGCAGATGTCGGTGAATACCAATTCCAATGTTGATAACTGGATTAAATATGGCGGGATTGGTTTAGGTCTGTTCACTTTAATCCTCAGTTTAACCCGAAAATAA
- a CDS encoding GumC family protein encodes MELLENSEPLKRTKTVNIKKEIGKYLKKWPWFLLSLAVFYGGAKIYLKYTQAQYSSKTSLKLRESKGNSSAALSDLKNLGMGVSGDNELQGETTIIVSKPILETVAKNLNLGVSFFSLGKIKEVELYNDSPLSGKIISIDQPDQFSGATYTINPVGRNSFKLNDSKTVYRFGSPARFPFGTVQINAKPGVVLTDPIKVVFNSLKSAVANLEGRISVSLPENKGLLMEVAMVGPVPKKSEDILNELAKQYIIDGVNDKNQEAQNTQNFINERLEVITDDLSGIEGQKERFKQSNQMTNLEAQGSMALSKAEENTKIILTQSMQLDLVNSVLAASATEQLLPTGMGLPAGAESNITEYNNLLLTRNRVLKQATGENPSVIEMNKQIAVTKNLIRKNLIEAREILQLQVAQANAQLNLAKGNISKFPTQEKMFRSIDRQQTLKEQLYLYLLQKREENAITLAVTAPKAKIINPAFTTGIVQPNSKRIMNGALTAGFLLPLLFLIVWNSLDTKVHTKEHIMALMPVSAVVIAEIPVNSEENAVVHPNDFSTFAESFRILSSNLKYLLKAKKTELGDVVLITSSIKGEGKTTVSINTALTLAGKNKVIIIGADIRNPQLHRFVHGKNIGLTDYLVSDKTVPDSYIVPSKVNDNLDVLFSGQIAPNPNDLLDMEKFAEMISYLKTKYDYIVLDSAPVMLVSDTLQLVEKADVLLYVVRSEFTEKGMIDFAAGFQIENQISNMAFVLNSVKPENTRYGKKYGYGYYSYTHEIEKKWWERLM; translated from the coding sequence ATGGAATTGTTGGAAAACTCCGAGCCGTTAAAACGGACAAAGACGGTTAATATCAAAAAAGAAATCGGGAAGTACCTGAAGAAATGGCCTTGGTTTTTGCTCAGTCTCGCCGTGTTTTATGGGGGTGCTAAAATCTACCTTAAATATACACAGGCCCAGTACAGCAGCAAGACTTCTCTTAAACTGAGGGAATCGAAAGGAAACAGTTCCGCTGCGCTGAGTGATCTGAAAAACCTTGGAATGGGTGTCAGTGGAGACAATGAGCTGCAGGGTGAAACCACGATCATCGTTTCCAAACCGATTTTAGAAACGGTAGCAAAAAACCTTAATTTGGGCGTCAGCTTTTTTAGTTTGGGTAAAATTAAAGAAGTGGAACTTTATAATGACAGCCCTTTATCGGGAAAGATCATCAGCATCGATCAGCCCGATCAGTTTTCCGGAGCAACTTATACCATCAATCCCGTGGGCCGTAATTCCTTTAAGCTCAACGATTCAAAGACCGTTTACCGGTTTGGGTCTCCTGCCCGTTTTCCTTTCGGCACCGTACAGATCAATGCAAAACCCGGCGTCGTTTTGACCGATCCCATCAAGGTGGTATTTAACAGTCTCAAAAGCGCGGTAGCAAATCTGGAAGGGCGAATCTCGGTAAGTTTACCGGAAAACAAAGGACTGCTCATGGAAGTAGCCATGGTAGGACCTGTTCCGAAAAAATCAGAAGATATTTTAAATGAACTCGCCAAACAGTACATCATTGATGGGGTGAACGATAAAAACCAGGAAGCACAAAATACCCAGAATTTCATCAATGAGCGTTTAGAAGTGATTACCGATGACCTCTCGGGTATTGAAGGGCAGAAAGAACGGTTCAAACAGTCCAATCAGATGACCAATCTGGAGGCACAGGGGAGTATGGCCTTAAGCAAAGCAGAGGAGAATACGAAGATCATTCTGACCCAGTCGATGCAGTTGGATCTGGTCAATTCAGTCTTGGCAGCCAGCGCGACAGAACAGCTGTTGCCAACGGGAATGGGTCTGCCTGCCGGTGCCGAAAGCAATATCACCGAGTACAACAATCTCCTGCTCACCCGGAACAGGGTTTTAAAACAGGCGACGGGCGAAAATCCATCGGTGATTGAAATGAACAAACAGATCGCCGTTACCAAAAATTTAATCCGGAAAAACTTAATAGAAGCGCGCGAAATCTTGCAGCTTCAGGTTGCTCAGGCCAATGCCCAGCTCAATCTGGCCAAAGGAAACATCAGCAAATTTCCCACCCAGGAAAAAATGTTCCGGAGCATCGACCGGCAGCAAACACTGAAAGAACAGCTCTACCTTTATCTTTTACAGAAGAGAGAAGAAAATGCCATTACCCTGGCAGTGACGGCACCGAAAGCGAAGATTATCAATCCCGCCTTCACCACCGGCATTGTACAGCCCAATTCCAAACGCATTATGAACGGGGCGCTCACGGCTGGCTTTCTGCTGCCGCTGCTCTTTCTGATTGTCTGGAACTCCCTGGATACCAAAGTACACACCAAGGAACATATCATGGCTTTAATGCCTGTGTCTGCCGTGGTCATTGCAGAAATCCCGGTCAACAGTGAAGAGAATGCCGTGGTTCACCCTAATGACTTTTCTACTTTTGCCGAATCTTTCCGGATCTTAAGTTCCAATCTCAAATACCTGTTAAAGGCTAAAAAGACCGAACTCGGAGATGTCGTACTGATCACTTCCTCCATTAAAGGCGAAGGAAAAACCACGGTGTCCATTAATACCGCCTTAACTTTAGCCGGAAAAAATAAAGTAATCATCATCGGAGCCGATATCCGGAATCCGCAGCTGCACCGTTTTGTCCACGGAAAAAATATTGGTTTGACCGACTATCTGGTCTCCGACAAGACCGTGCCCGATTCTTATATCGTCCCTTCCAAAGTGAACGACAATCTCGACGTCCTTTTCAGCGGTCAGATCGCCCCCAATCCCAACGACCTTCTGGATATGGAGAAGTTTGCAGAAATGATCAGCTATCTCAAAACCAAATACGACTATATTGTTTTAGACTCTGCGCCCGTCATGCTGGTGAGTGATACCCTGCAGCTGGTAGAGAAAGCCGATGTCCTGCTCTACGTCGTAAGATCCGAATTTACAGAAAAGGGGATGATCGATTTTGCTGCCGGCTTCCAAATCGAAAACCAGATCAGCAACATGGCTTTTGTGCTGAACAGTGTGAAACCTGAAAATACGAGGTATGGTAAGAAGTATGGGTATGGGTATTATTCTTATACGCATGAGATTGAGAAGAAATGGTGGGAGAGGCTGATGTGA
- a CDS encoding outer membrane beta-barrel protein, whose product MKKINILIALFLLIMVNGQTFKYGITGNFHKGSIVGVHDVSKGAYGGSLGFFGQWSLVENDVFDSAWLFITPQIEYHMGGEIAKAEEDIFGVQKFHHDYVAMQVYMKWFFHQGNMKRDVFLFAGPRIEYLVRQERKVDPAYDLAYFKFNKDDEVKKFGYGVSFGVGIKISQQFEGFLRYDRGFSKVYPNNDSHNTYNRMLGVGLNYYWKENWW is encoded by the coding sequence ATGAAGAAAATTAATATACTCATTGCGCTGTTCCTTTTGATTATGGTGAACGGGCAAACCTTCAAGTACGGTATTACCGGCAATTTCCACAAAGGGTCTATCGTGGGCGTGCACGATGTTTCGAAAGGGGCGTATGGCGGCAGTCTCGGATTTTTCGGACAGTGGTCGCTCGTAGAAAATGATGTCTTCGATTCGGCGTGGCTTTTTATTACCCCACAGATCGAATACCACATGGGTGGTGAAATTGCGAAAGCAGAAGAGGATATATTCGGGGTCCAGAAATTTCATCATGATTATGTGGCCATGCAGGTGTATATGAAATGGTTTTTTCATCAGGGAAACATGAAGCGGGATGTCTTTTTATTTGCCGGTCCGCGTATTGAATATTTAGTAAGACAGGAAAGAAAGGTAGATCCGGCGTATGATTTGGCCTATTTTAAATTCAATAAGGACGATGAGGTTAAGAAATTCGGGTATGGTGTTTCTTTCGGTGTCGGTATAAAAATCAGCCAGCAGTTTGAAGGATTTCTGAGGTATGACCGAGGTTTCAGCAAAGTATATCCCAATAATGACAGCCACAATACCTATAACAGGATGTTGGGGGTAGGGCTTAATTATTACTGGAAAGAGAACTGGTGGTAA
- a CDS encoding ABC transporter permease: protein MTKETQPTYYIHSKQSVFSLNLKEVWEYRDLLLMLVKKDFITFYKQTVLGPLWFIVQPLLTTVIYIILFGNIAKLSTDGVPQVLFYLSGITVWNYFSESLTKTSSVFTANAGMFGKVYFPRLIMPLSIVASSLMKFAVQFGIFAIVLLYFVIFTDEVHPNIWMLFTPVLILLMAMFALGMGMIFSSLTTKYKDLTFLLTFGVQLFMYITPVVYPISALPEKFRFLVYMNPLSSIFECFRYAFLGSGSFDLMSILWSSIFITFILVIGTVIFNKVEKSFMDTV from the coding sequence ATGACCAAAGAAACCCAACCCACCTACTACATCCACTCCAAACAATCGGTTTTCTCGCTCAACTTAAAAGAAGTCTGGGAGTACCGCGATCTGTTGCTGATGTTGGTGAAAAAAGATTTTATTACCTTCTATAAGCAAACGGTTTTAGGGCCGCTGTGGTTTATTGTGCAGCCTTTGCTGACCACGGTAATCTACATCATCCTGTTTGGAAATATTGCCAAATTATCGACCGACGGCGTGCCGCAGGTGCTCTTTTACCTCTCCGGAATTACGGTGTGGAATTACTTCTCCGAAAGTTTAACCAAGACCTCTTCCGTCTTTACGGCCAATGCCGGGATGTTTGGGAAGGTGTATTTCCCACGGTTGATTATGCCGCTGTCGATTGTGGCTTCGTCGCTTATGAAATTTGCGGTGCAGTTTGGCATCTTTGCAATCGTGCTGCTGTACTTCGTTATTTTTACCGATGAGGTACACCCCAATATCTGGATGTTGTTTACGCCGGTTTTAATACTGCTCATGGCGATGTTCGCGCTGGGAATGGGGATGATCTTCTCGTCCCTGACGACCAAATACAAAGACCTTACGTTTCTTTTAACCTTTGGCGTTCAGCTGTTCATGTACATCACACCGGTGGTGTATCCCATTTCGGCTTTACCCGAGAAATTCAGGTTTCTGGTCTATATGAATCCGCTGTCCTCCATTTTTGAATGTTTCCGGTACGCCTTTCTAGGGTCCGGCAGTTTCGATCTGATGAGCATCCTCTGGAGCAGCATTTTCATCACCTTCATTCTGGTTATCGGCACGGTGATTTTTAATAAGGTGGAGAAGAGTTTTATGGATACGGTGTGA
- a CDS encoding four helix bundle protein has protein sequence MNNHKDLLVYQKSLDLVELIYRITQSFPAEEKFGLTSQLRRCAVSLPSNIAEGAGRKGTKEFIHFLYIALGSLNEAETQMEISRRLGFIADLTAFTELFLHIKRMLLKLIDKLDGK, from the coding sequence ATGAATAACCACAAAGATCTGCTTGTTTATCAAAAATCGCTCGATTTAGTAGAATTAATTTATAGGATTACGCAGTCATTTCCTGCCGAAGAAAAATTTGGACTGACCAGCCAACTGAGAAGATGTGCGGTATCTTTGCCCTCTAATATTGCAGAAGGGGCCGGAAGAAAAGGAACAAAAGAGTTTATCCACTTTTTATATATTGCATTAGGGTCATTAAATGAAGCGGAAACGCAGATGGAGATTTCCAGACGTTTAGGATTTATAGCAGATCTTACTGCTTTTACAGAACTTTTTCTGCATATCAAGAGGATGCTTTTGAAATTGATTGACAAACTGGACGGCAAGTGA